One window of the Nicotiana tabacum cultivar K326 chromosome 4, ASM71507v2, whole genome shotgun sequence genome contains the following:
- the LOC107787770 gene encoding large ribosomal subunit protein eL21z/eL21y yields the protein MPAGHGLRSRTRDSFSRAFRKKGVIPLSTYLRIFKVGDYVDVKVNGAVHKGMPHKFYHGRTGRVWNVTKRAVGVEVNKQVRNKILRKRIHVRIEHVQLSRCTEEVKERIKKNDQLKAKAKARGEVISTKRQPQGPKPGFMVEGATLETVTPIPYDVVNDLKGGY from the exons ATGCCGGCCGGCCATGGATTAAGGTCTCGGACGAGGGATTCATTCTCTCGCGCCTTCAGGAAGAAGGGAGTAATCCCTCTTTCCACCTACCTCAGGATCTTCAAAGTCGGTGACTATGTTGATGTCAAAGTGAACGGCGCCGTTCACAAGGGCATGCCCCACAAGTTCTACCATGGCCGTACTGGACGCGTCTGGAACGTTACCAAGCGCGCTGTTGGTGTCGAAGTCAACAAACAG GTTCGTAACAAAATCCTCCGAAAGAGGATCCATGTGAGGATTGAGCATGTTCAACTTTCCCGGTGCACCGAAGAAGTCAAGGAAAGAATCAAGAAGAATGATCAGCTAAAGGCCAAGGCTAAGGCTAGGGGTGAGGTCATCAGCACAAAGAGGCAACCTCAAGGACCCAAACCAGGGTTCATGGTTGAAGGTGCTACTTTGGAAACTGTTACTCCCATACCATATGATGTGGTCAACGATTTGAAGGGAGGCTATTGA